From one Shewanella sp. GD04112 genomic stretch:
- a CDS encoding thioester dehydrase, which produces MIKSSLPPILASEIGPESIELRLFVAADLEYFNGHFPEQAVLPGVTQLDWAVRLGCEHFGYNAAVANLEVLKFQQLILPGQEVTLAISHNAAKEKLTFAYSDGDHRYASGRISFASQQGDGASL; this is translated from the coding sequence ATGATTAAGTCGAGTTTACCGCCGATCCTCGCATCAGAGATCGGCCCAGAAAGTATTGAACTGCGCCTCTTTGTCGCCGCCGATCTCGAATATTTTAACGGCCATTTTCCCGAGCAAGCCGTGCTCCCCGGTGTGACCCAACTCGATTGGGCCGTGCGCTTAGGTTGCGAGCATTTTGGTTACAACGCTGCGGTCGCTAATTTAGAAGTGCTAAAGTTTCAACAGCTTATTCTGCCAGGGCAGGAAGTCACCTTAGCCATTAGCCATAATGCTGCCAAAGAGAAGTTAACCTTTGCCTACAGCGATGGCGACCACCGCTATGCCTCCGGGCGTATCAGCTTTGCTAGTCAGCAAGGTGATGGAGCGTCCCTGTGA
- a CDS encoding AMP-binding protein has translation MTQLLKNWLTQGPFAQQLISFNHHDIVTGALFTNQVAHFYEQLRQAPEQKWLLASDTSDLFAVGLCAALLAGKEIILPPNTQTGTLSELTHQFEGILSDKPLCESHAFILLNKELSLPTKPWPESDSFGELVLFTSGSSGEPKAIRKSLRQLDAEVTVLEHTFAEHLPHCSVVSTVSHQHIYGLLFKILWPLAASRPFLSEQIEYPETLSYYTALLPNLCLISSPAQLSRLPKALEHERQLRSPSLVFSSGGPLSFTAAQGVAQCYGHLPIEIFGSTETGGIAYRRQHEADEPWQVFEQITIDQDADDGALLLKSAYLADDQWLRCEDKIELTANGQFRLKGRLDRIVKIEEKRLSLAQMETLLCSHAYVEQAALVVLPQFKSQLGAVITLSPLGRSVHQEQGKLSINNALKAHLLTQFERVTLPRRWRYPETLPLNTQGKRVVAQLVELFDHD, from the coding sequence ATGACACAACTACTCAAAAACTGGTTAACCCAAGGGCCATTCGCCCAACAACTGATCAGCTTTAATCACCATGACATAGTCACAGGTGCCCTGTTTACCAATCAGGTTGCGCATTTTTACGAGCAGCTGCGCCAAGCGCCTGAACAAAAATGGTTATTGGCGAGTGATACCAGCGATCTGTTTGCCGTGGGTTTATGTGCCGCACTCTTGGCGGGCAAGGAAATTATTCTGCCGCCCAACACCCAAACTGGCACCCTGAGTGAACTGACCCATCAGTTTGAAGGCATATTGTCAGACAAGCCGCTGTGCGAGAGTCACGCCTTTATCCTGCTGAATAAAGAGCTGAGCCTACCCACCAAACCTTGGCCAGAGAGTGACAGCTTTGGTGAACTGGTGCTCTTTACCTCGGGCAGCAGTGGCGAGCCCAAGGCGATTCGCAAGAGCCTAAGGCAGCTCGATGCCGAAGTGACAGTGCTCGAGCACACCTTCGCCGAGCATTTGCCCCATTGCAGTGTGGTATCGACCGTTTCCCATCAGCATATCTACGGGTTGTTGTTTAAAATCCTCTGGCCATTAGCCGCCAGTCGCCCTTTTTTAAGCGAGCAAATCGAATACCCTGAGACCTTAAGCTACTACACCGCCTTGTTACCAAACCTGTGCCTGATCAGTAGCCCAGCGCAATTATCCCGTTTGCCTAAGGCGCTAGAACACGAACGCCAACTGCGCTCACCCAGCTTAGTCTTTAGCTCCGGCGGGCCGTTAAGTTTTACCGCTGCCCAAGGGGTTGCCCAGTGCTATGGCCATTTACCTATCGAGATATTCGGCAGCACCGAAACCGGCGGTATCGCCTACCGTCGCCAACACGAGGCCGACGAACCTTGGCAAGTGTTTGAACAAATTACCATAGACCAAGACGCTGACGATGGTGCCCTGCTGCTGAAGTCGGCCTATTTGGCCGACGATCAGTGGTTACGTTGCGAAGATAAAATCGAGCTAACGGCCAATGGCCAATTCAGGCTCAAGGGAAGACTCGACCGCATCGTTAAGATTGAAGAAAAACGTCTTTCACTGGCGCAAATGGAGACCTTGCTCTGTAGCCACGCCTATGTCGAGCAGGCCGCCTTGGTCGTATTGCCCCAGTTTAAATCCCAGCTAGGGGCAGTGATCACCCTGTCGCCATTGGGCCGAAGTGTGCACCAAGAGCAGGGAAAACTCAGTATCAACAATGCGTTAAAAGCGCATCTACTGACTCAGTTCGAGCGAGTGACCTTACCGCGCCGCTGGCGTTACCCCGAAACCTTACCGTTAAACACTCAGGGCAAGCGCGTCGTCGCCCAGCTAGTTGAGTTATTTGACCATGATTAA